Genomic window (Xylanimonas protaetiae):
GCCGATCTCGTTCGACGCGTTCGTCCGCCCCGGGCACGGCGAGCTCACCGAGGCGACCGCGCACCCGCACGGCCTCGCGCAGGTGTCCCGCTTCGTCGCCGCGCACCGGCTGCGTCCCGTCCCGGCGTCGTCCAACGGCGCGGCCTGCCGCGACGTGACAGACCACCAGGTGGCCTTCGGCCCGCGCGTGTGCGGCGCGCTCTACGGGCTCGAGACGCTCGCGCAGGGCGTCGAGGACTTCGGCGGGGCGCGCACCCGGTTCCTGGTGCTGGCCCGCCGCGACGAGGCGCCCGTGCTGCTCGCCGCCGCGCGTGACGCGCTGCCGCCCGCGACGCCGTGGCGCACGATGGTGGCCGTGACCCCCGCGGTGACCGGCCCGGGCGTGCTCGCCCGCGTGACGACGGCGTTCGGCGCCCGCGGCATCAACATGACCTCGCTCATGGAGCGCCCGCTGAAGGCCCGCGCCAACCAGTACGTGTTCGCCGTGACGTTCGACGCCGCCCCGTGGGACCCGCACGCCCGCGCGCTGCTGGAGGACCTGCTCGCGGCCGGCGACTCGCTCAAGGTGCTCGGCGCGTACCCCGCGCCGCCGGGCGAGTGCGCGCTCGACGGCGTCGTGCCCGCCCACGTGCCCCACGGCAGCGTCGCGGCCGGCGCCGACCAGGCCGACCTCGCGCGGGGGCTGCTGTGGTGAGCGCACCCTTCGCGCGTGTCGCCGTGCTGGGCCTCGGGCTCGTGGGCGGCTCGTTGGCGCAGCTGCTCGCGCAGCGCGGCGTCGTCGTCGTCGGGCAGGACGTGGACGCCACGGCCGTGACGTCCGCACGGGCCGTGGGCCTGACCGCGACGACGTCGCTCGCCGAGGCCGTCGAGGGCGCCGACCTCGTGGTGCTCGCCGTGCCGCTGCGGGCCATGCGCGCGACGGCCGCGGAGCTCGCGCGCTGCATCGGGACGACCGCCGACGCGACGGTCACCGACGTCGGGTCCGTCAAGGGTCCCGTCCGCCTGGCGGTCGAGGCTGCCGGGCTGGGCGACCGGTTCGTGGGCGCGCACCCCATGGCGGGGACGGAGCACAGCGGCTTCGCGGCGTCGTCGGCACAGCTCATGGACCGTGCCGCGTGGGCGGTCACGGTGCGTCCCGACGACGACGGCGCCCGCCTCGCGCCCCTGCTGCGGCTCCTGACGGGCCCGCTCGCGGGCACCGTGGCCGTGCTCACCGACGACGTCCACGACGAGGCGGCGGCGCTGATCAGCCACGTGCCGCACGTGCTCGCCACCCAGCTGCTCAACGCCGTCGCCGGCGCCCCCGTGCGCGACGCCGCGCTCGGCCTCGCGGCGGGCTCGTTCCGCGACGGGACGCGGGTGGCCTACACGGACCCGGCCCGCACGGAGGCCATGGTCACGGAGAACGCCGCGTGGGTGGCCCCCGCGCTGCGCAAGGCCGTCCGCGACCTCGAGGCGCTCGTCGCCGCGCTGGAGACGAACGCCCCGGTCCACGGCTTCTTCCGCGCCGCCGACGACGTCCGCGCCCAGGGCCGCCCGGGCGAGCGGCGGGCGCGCGGCGCCCAGGCCCCCGTCCCCCTCGACGCGGGCTGGCCCGCGGCGCTCGTGGCGCGCTGCGCGTCGGGCGCCGTCGTCACCGGGCTGACCGAGACCGAGGCCGTGCTCGCGCGCTAGCGCCCCTCGCGCCGGCGCCGGTCCGGGCTACCGGCCGGGGCCGGGCAGCCGCCGTCACCGCACGGTCCGCCGCTGCGGCCGCGGCGGGATCCGCTTCGCCGTCTCGATCTCTCCGGCCGCGACGCGCACCGTGCGCGGCGTCGTCTCGCGCGGCGCGTCGGTGCGCAGCGTCAGGCCGTCGTCGTCGACCTCCAGCACCACGGCGATGACGTCGGTCCACACCGTGCCGCGCCCCTGGACGGCCGCCTCGGCCGCCTCGGCGGCCGACAGGCGCCGGCGCACGACGACGCGGGCCCCGACGGGCAGGTCCCGCCACACGGCCGTGTCCACGTGCGCCTCCTCGCTCGGCTGCTGAGATCGCCAGGTGCCGGTGTCGTTCCCGGACCCGCCCCGA
Coding sequences:
- a CDS encoding prephenate dehydratase yields the protein MTAPAGGGIASAGGGIAFLGPEGTFTHQAVLEWTARAGTRAPQGGPRALDSVGAVHDAVASGAAARGIVAIESSVEGYVVPSLDGLLGSQEVVAVDEVVLPISFDAFVRPGHGELTEATAHPHGLAQVSRFVAAHRLRPVPASSNGAACRDVTDHQVAFGPRVCGALYGLETLAQGVEDFGGARTRFLVLARRDEAPVLLAAARDALPPATPWRTMVAVTPAVTGPGVLARVTTAFGARGINMTSLMERPLKARANQYVFAVTFDAAPWDPHARALLEDLLAAGDSLKVLGAYPAPPGECALDGVVPAHVPHGSVAAGADQADLARGLLW
- a CDS encoding prephenate dehydrogenase, which gives rise to MSAPFARVAVLGLGLVGGSLAQLLAQRGVVVVGQDVDATAVTSARAVGLTATTSLAEAVEGADLVVLAVPLRAMRATAAELARCIGTTADATVTDVGSVKGPVRLAVEAAGLGDRFVGAHPMAGTEHSGFAASSAQLMDRAAWAVTVRPDDDGARLAPLLRLLTGPLAGTVAVLTDDVHDEAAALISHVPHVLATQLLNAVAGAPVRDAALGLAAGSFRDGTRVAYTDPARTEAMVTENAAWVAPALRKAVRDLEALVAALETNAPVHGFFRAADDVRAQGRPGERRARGAQAPVPLDAGWPAALVARCASGAVVTGLTETEAVLAR